From a single Brassica napus cultivar Da-Ae chromosome C9, Da-Ae, whole genome shotgun sequence genomic region:
- the LOC125575030 gene encoding ureide permease 1-like, which produces MYMIESKGGAIACMLLALLFLGTWPAIMTLTERRGRLPQHTYLDYTITNLLAAVIIAFTLGQIGPSRPNFITQLSQDNWQSVMFAMAGGIVLSLGNLATQYAWAFVGLSVTEVVTSSITVVIGTTLNYFLDDRINRAEILFPGAACFLIAVCFGSAVHKSNAADNKSKLQNFNSLETTSSFQIETNHANSGLGKEKAKEGTAAFLIELEKQRAIKVFGKSTIIGLAITFFAGICFSMFSPAFNLATNDQWHTLKHGVPKLSVYTAFFYFSISAFVIALILNIRFLYWPVLGLPRSSFKAYLNDWNGRGWSFLAGFLCGFGNGLQFMGGQAAGYAAADAVQALPLVSTFWGILLFGEYRRSSRRTYVLLISMLFMFIVAVAVLMASSGHRI; this is translated from the exons ATGTATATGATCGAGAGCAAAGGAGGAGCAATCGCTTGTATGCTCTTGGCTCTTCTCTTCTTAGGGACATGGCCAGCAATAATGACTCTAACTGAAAGACGTGGCCGGCTTCCTCAACACACTTATCTTGACTACACAATCACAAATCTGTTGGCTGCAGTGATCATAGCGTTCACACTAGGCCAAATAGGTCCAAGCAGACCAAATTTCATTACACAGCTTTCTCAA gATAATTGGCAGTCTGTGATGTTTGCAATGGCTGGAGGAATAGTTCTTAGCCTTGGAAACTTAGCGACACAATATGCTTGGGCTTTTGTTGGTTTATCAGTCACTGAAGTCGTCACATCTAGTATCACTGTAGTTATTG GCACAACTTTGAACTATTTCTTGGATGATAGAATCAACAGAGCTGAGATCCTTTTCCCGGGCGCCGCTTGTTTCTTGATAGCAGTTTGTTTCGGCTCTGCTGTTCATAAGTCAAATGCAGCTGATAACAAATCCAAACTCCAAAACTTCAATAG TTTAGAGACtacttcttctttccaaataGAGACAAATCATGCAAACAGCGGGTTAGGGAAAGAGAAAGCAAAAGAAGGGACTGCAGCTTTTCTTATAGAGCTTGAGAAACAGAGAGCTATAAAG GTCTTTGGGAAAAGCACAATAATTGGACTGGCAATAACTTTCTTTGCCGGTATCTGTTTCTCCATGTTCTCTCCTGCATTCAACTTAGCTACAAACGATCAGTGGCACACATTGAAACATGGGGTTCCAAAACTCAGCGTGTACACCGCTTTCTTCTACTTCTCAATCTCTGCATTTGTGATTGCTCTGATACTAAACATCAGATTTCTCTATTGGCCTGTACTTGGTCTCCCAAGATCTTCTTTCAAGGCTTACCTAAATGACTGGAACGGTAGAGGATGGTCTTTCTTGGCTGGATTTCTCTGTGGATTTGGTAATGGTCTTCAGTTCATGGGTGGTCAAGCCGCAGGCTATGCAGCTGCAGACGCTGTTCAG GCACTTCCACTTGTGAGTACGTTTTGGGGGATATTGCTGTTTGGAGAATACAGAAGATCATCGAGAAGAACATATGTTCTTCTTATTAGTATGCTCTTCATGTTCATTGTCGCAGTTGCAGTTCTTATGGCCTCATCAGGACATAGAATATGA